One genomic window of Anthonomus grandis grandis chromosome 3, icAntGran1.3, whole genome shotgun sequence includes the following:
- the LOC126734211 gene encoding uncharacterized protein LOC126734211: protein MAEGIEISVEALVKNRGYLKAKVTRIVNWFLENNDSIHDFLEIQVRESMLTHAFKDFEEVEKQIVVLDISKVDKDDVEDKYLTCVAKMQRKILELSPQAPTQVRHIVPQHSHSPNVSLPQISIPPFNGDITKWNAFFQLFSTLILDNQSLSDIQRLIYLKSYLRDEPLNLVDNLQLTTDNLQIALNTLRQRYDNQLSIIFAHIKNLVDIPILNKVSSHTLREFIVCIKQNFDSLKNQNIPVYHWDLILIYIFSQKLDFGTRKAYISERGSQMRSSSHVVPKLEEFLSFLEKRCSVLEDLSESPSTRNYSHGRSSQHNTPFVKKNSHYAHGRQRQGNQVIPQNSPQNSRSHFVAGQKCPFCEHPDHKIYTCFKFKDLSLKQKQDFVNHNNLCFNCLGSRHQVKTCTSQRCQICHMKHHSLLHPMDDAAQPLQSRNSHWRPNPQTQNERSQNFNRNSLLINSSHSRNQGSSQSSSQTQEPQIPSTSNEINSNRPHANKPVILSVFATEDNEVSLGTSLIQIPDKNGHFIIAKAILDPGSTISIVTQSLVQRLDLSPKTQPIQISGIGGKIKHSNHAISLRIHSCHNHDYFLNVNCCVLDKITEKSPHFKVNKFMLNLPNNTPLADPYFDTPSTIDLLLGADVYYHILSGEYTKVNKDSLTLVGTYFGHILSGLIPSQALVHKTPLANSKNCFLVQSLNSDCSLDSLIEKFWLLEDVSPTHEKPLSPEDSMVEQNFQNTTVFKDGHFQVDLPLKRPQESHPLGESYSLAKKRFHHLEKRFQKSPDLFLEYKKFIGEYISLNHARIIPLSLKTENHKNRYFLPHHCVIREDSTSTKLRVVFDGSMKTSSGLSLNDVMHKGYTVQPELFDILLRFRSFKFALTSDIEKMYRQVRVNPNQTYLQNILWRDHPSQPMQCIELLTVTYGTNCAPYLATRTLNELAIIHKDDYPLASQAILSQCYVDDVLCGQDTYENLVELHRQLLELCKIGNFHLHKWCSNSNLFLSKTCDNGSQESFTIETEGISNKVLGVGWNPDSDEFFISLPDTRSESIITKRIVLSKIAQMYDPLGFIAPIVVNAKLIMQNIWKEKINWDEPLKEPILTQWTTFIKELPQLMCLKIPRFFLANNNPSSLQIHGFSDASRKAYGACVYIRALYPNKNVSCQLITAKSRVAPIREITIPRMELCGALLLSNLVTRVCSILKERFSVDNINLWTDSEIVLAWLNAHPSRFNVFVANRISQIQVLSQDCKWRHIPTADNPADHLSRGFTADQILTSTLWWNGPKFLLDPNLNLKMYEKGPCSTEEEARKAKTVLLVNSEDFWITLFNRFSNFSRLQRTIAFIHRFVNNCKGNGKKFYGALAVTELKAAEIFIVKQVQHQTFSKEISELKSEERKISNKQVLRLNPFIDTSNLIRVGGRLSQAPISFDQKFPILLPSKNHVVGLLLKKEHIRLGHAGEQIMADLPKSRVVPSRPFLTTGVDFGGPFIIKSSSLRRAKIEKAYIALFVCMVTKAVHLELVSSLSSQAFLACFKRFISRRGCPATIFSDNGTNFSGASNQIKEVYDTLKSQQTQEQLTAFFSCHEIQWQFIPPFSPHWGGLWEAAIKSTKHHLRRLIGNQNLTFEDFSTILAQIEAILNSRPLLPLSADPLDLTCLTPGHFLVGSPLVSYPEPNVSSIPENRLDRWQRLSQIQQFFWTRWTKEYLNNLQNRPKWMSPVPNIETNDLVLLKDENTKPLDWPLARVVDTLPNKDGKIRLVKIRTKNGIFTRNITKLCPLPKSDSNLV from the exons atggctgAAGGAATAGAAATATCAGTAGAAGCGTTGGTTAAAAATCGCGGATATTTAAAGGCTAAAGTAACACGAATTGTTAattggtttttagaaaataatgatagTATACAtgactttttagaaattcaggTACGTGAAAGTATGTTAACCCAcgcttttaaagattttgaagaggtagaaaaacaaattgtagTTTTAGATATAAGTAAAGTAGACAAGGATGATGTAGAAGACAAATACTTAACGTGTGTTGCTAAAATGCAACgtaaaattttagaactttcccCGCAAGCGCCAACTCAAGTAAGACATATAGTTCCCCAACACTCTCATTCCCCAAATGTTAGTTTGCCCCAAATTAGCATACCTCCATTTAACGGAGACATCACTAAATGGAAtgccttttttcaacttttttctaCCCTTATTCTAGATAATCAATCTCTCTCTGATATtcaaagattaatttatttaaaatcttatttaagagATGAACCCctaaatttggtcgataatttacAATTGACCACTGACAACCTCCAAATTGCCCTAAATACCCTTAGACAAAGATATGATAatcaattatcaattatttttgcccatattaaaaatttagttgacaTTCCTATCCTAAATAAGGTATCCTCACACACACTTAGGGAATTTATAGTTTGCATAAAACAGAACTTTGAttcactgaaaaatcaaaacattcCAGTATACCActgggatttaattttaatttatattttttctcaaaaattagacTTTGGCACAAGAAAGGCATATATATCCGAGAGAGGTTCTCAAATGCGCTCTTCCTCACATGTGGTCCCTAAGCTTGAAGAATTTCTAAGCTTTTTAGAAAAGCGTTGTTCGGTGTTAGAAGATCTCTCTGAAAGCCCTTCAACTAGAAATTATTCCCATGGACGTTCTTCTCAACACAACACTccctttgttaaaaaaaattcacactATGCTCATGGTAGGCAACGCCAAGGCAACCAAGTCATACCTCAAAACTCTCCTCAAAACTCTCGCTCACATTTTGTTGCAGGACAAAAGTGTCCCTTTTGTGAGCACCCTGATCACaaaatttatacttgttttaaatttaaagatcttaGTTTAAAACAGAAACAGGATTTTGTTAATCATAATAATCTATGTTTTAATTGTCTCGGTTCAAGGCATCAAGTAAAAACCTGTACATCTCAGAGGTGCCAGATTTGTCATATGAAACACCATTCTCTTTTGCATCCAATGGATGATGCAGCACAGCCCTTGCAAAGCAGAAATTCACATTGGAGGCCAAATCCTCAAACCCAAAATGAACGATctcaaaattttaacagaaattcGCTTCTCATAAATAGCTCCCATTCTCGGAATCAAGGTTCAAGCCAAAGCTCCTCTCAGACTCAAGAACCACAAATCCCAAGCACAAGCAATGAAATTAACTCGAATCGCCCTCACGCTAATAAACCTGTGATTTTGTCAGTTTTCGCCACTGAAGATAATGAAGTTTCATTAGGTACTTCATTGATTCAAATACCCGACAAGAATggtcattttattattgcaaaggcAATATTAGATCCCGGGAGTACTATATCAATAGTAACCCAATCGCTGGTTCAAAGACTTGATCTCTCTCCTAAGACGCAGCCAATACAAATCTCTGGTATTGGCGGCAAAATTAAGCACTCTAATCACGCAATTTCCCTGAGAATTCATTCCTGTCACAATCACGATTACTTCCTGAATGTTAACTGCTGTGTATTAgacaaaatcacagaaaaatccccTCACTTTAAAGTCAACAAATTTATGTTGAACCTTCCCAATAATACACCGCTTGCAGACCCCTACTTTGATACGCCTTCTACAATAGATTTATTGTTGGGAGCAGATGTATACTACCACATTCTTTCAGGCGAATACACCAAGGTTAACAAGGACTCTTTAACGTTGGTAGGTACCTACTTTGGCCACATTCTTTCAGGATTAATCCCCTCCCAAGCTCTCGTTCACAAAACCCCTTTGGCAAATTCTAAGAATTGCTTTTTAGTGCAATCATTAAATTCAGATTGCTCACTGGACTCATTAATTGAGAAATTTTGGTTACTAGAAGATGTCTCGCCCACTCACGAAAAACCCCTATCCCCTGAAGATTCTATGGTTGaacagaattttcaaaataccacGGTATTTAAAGATGGTCATTTTCAAGTCGACTTACCCCTTAAAAGGCCCCAAGAGTCACATCCGCTAGGAGAGTCATATTCATTAGCCAAGAAAAGGTTTCACCACTTAGAAAagcgttttcaaaaatctcctgACCTTTTTcttgaatacaaaaaatttatcggtgaatatatctcactcaatcaTGCACGAATTATTCCCCTTTCCCTTAAAactgaaaatcacaaaaatcgaTACTTTCTGCCTCACCACTGTGTAATTCGTGAGGACAGTACAAGCACTAAACTTCGTGTAGTGTTTGACGGATCTATGAAAACGTCTTCTGGGCTATCACTCAATGACGTAATGCATAAAGGATATACAGTTCAACCTGAACtgtttgatattttacttaGGTTTCGAAGTTTTAAATTCGCTCTCACTTCTGATAtcgaaaaaatgtatagacaGGTGCGCGTTAACCCAAATCAAACTTacctgcaaaatattttatggcgCGACCATCCCTCTCAGCCAATGCAATGCATTGAATTACTCACCGTCACTTATGGCACGAACTGTGCCCCCTATTTGGCTACACGCACCCTGAATGAACTTGCCATTATTCATAAAGACGATTATCCTCTTGCGTCTCAAGCTATTTTATCTCAATGTTACGTGGACGATGTTCTCTGTGGGCAAGATACATATGAAAATTTGGTAGAATTACATAGGCAGCTGTTGGAACTTTGCAAGATTGGAAATTTTCACTTACATAAATGGTGTTCaaatagcaatttatttttgtccaaaacttGTGATAATGGGTCCCAAGAAAGTTTCACCATAGAAACCGAGggaatttcaaataaagtcCTTGGTGTAGGCTGGAATCCCGACTCAGATGAGTTTTTTATCTCTTTACCTGATACTAGGTCCGAAAGCATAATTACTAAACGTAtagttttatctaaaattgcGCAAATGTACGACCCCTTAGGATTCATAGCTCCCATTGTTGTAAATGCTAAATTAATTATGCAAAacatttggaaagaaaaaattaattgggaTGAACCCCTGAAAGAACCCATTTTAACCCAATGGACCACCTTTATTAAAGAGCTTCCCCAactaatgtgtttaaaaattcCACGTTTTTTCCTAGCTAATAATAATCCCAGTTCACTTCAAATCCATGGATTTTCAGATGCCAGCAGGAAGGCATATGGTGCGTGTGTGTATATAAGAGCCCTTTATCCTAACAAAAATGTCTCTTGTCAACTTATTACTGCCAAAAGTAGAGTAGCCCCGATAAGAGAAATTACAATTCCCCGCATGGAACTCTGTGGAGCACTTTTACTTTCCAATTTAGTCACTCGTGTGTGTTCcatattaaaagaaagattttcagTTGACAACATTAATCTTTGGACTGACTCTGAGATTGTACTTGCTTGGTTAAATGCCCACCCTTCTCGTTTCAATGTGTTTGTAGCAAACCGCATTTCTCAAATTCAGGTTTTATCCCAAGACTGCAAATGGCGTCATATTCCAACTGCGGATAATCCAGCTGATCATCTTTCTCGCGGATTTACCGCAGACCAGATTCTCACCTCTACGCTTTGGTGGAACGGCCCAAAGTTCTTACTGGAcccgaatttaaatttaaaaatgtatgaaaagggACCTTGCTCCACTGAAGAAGAAGCAAGAAAAGCAAAAACGGTCTTGCTTGTTAACTCCGAAGATTTCTGGATAACACTTTTTAATCGGTTTTCTAACTTCTCGCGATTGCAACGAACTATTGCATTTATACatagatttgtaaataattgtaaaggtaatggtaaaaaattttatggtgCTTTAGCTGTAACTGAATTAAAGGCTGcagaaatttttatagtaaagcaAGTTCAACACCAAACGTTTTCAAAGGAAATCAGTGAACTAAAgtcagaagaaagaaaaatttcaaacaagcAAGTCCTTAGGTTAAACCCCTTTATCGATACCTCCAATCTCATAAGGGTTGGAGGCAGATTATCCCAAGCACCCATATCATTTgatcaaaaatttccaattttattgcCCTCAAAAAACCATGTTGTTGGACTCTTGCTGAAAAAAGAACACATTAGGTTAGGACATGCTG GAGAACAAATTATGGCAGATCTCCCTAAATCCAGAGTTGTCCCTTCTAGACCGTTTTTAACAACAGGTGTCGATTTTGGAggaccatttattattaaatcgtcATCTCTTCGACGCGCCAAAATTGAAAAGGCGTATATCGCTTTATTTGTATGCATGGTCACTAAAGCTGTTCATTTGGAGCTAGTATCAAGTCTCTCTTCACAAGCATTTTTAGCATGctttaaacgttttatttcaaGACGTGGATGCCCGGCAACAATTTTTAGTGACAATGGTACAAATTTCTCTGGTGCCAGCAatcaaattaaagaagtttatgaCACGCTTAAGTCACAACAGACACAAGAGCAATTGACTGCATTTTTCTCATGCCATGAAATACAGTGGCAATTTATACCTCCTTTCTCTCCTCACTGGGGTGGTCTTTGGGAGGCAGCTATAAAAAGTACTAAACATCACTTACGAAGATTAATTGGAAACCAGAATTTAACCTTTGAagatttttccactattttagcACAAATTGAGGCTATTTTAAACTCCAGGCCACTTCTTCCCCTATCAGCTGATCCACTGGACTTAACTTGTCTTACCCCTGGACATTTTTTAGTTGGAAGTCCTCTCGTTTCGTACCCTGAGCCCAATGTCTCGTCAATTCCTGAAAACCGCTTAGATCGTTGGCAAAGGTTAAGTCAGATTCAACAATTCTTTTGGACTAGATGGACCAAAGAGTATCTCAACAATCTTCAGAATAGGCCTAAATGGATGTCCCCAGTCCCCAATATTGAAACAAATGACCTTGTTCTTCTTAAAGATGAGAACACCAAACCTCTTGATTGGCCGTTGGCCAGAGTAGTAGACACTTTACCTAATAAAGATGGTAAAATACGCTTGGTAAAAATTAGGActaaaaatggaatatttactAGAAATATAACCAAATTATGCCCGTTGCCCAAATCTGATAGTAACTTAGTTTAA